The DNA window AAGACTTCGACGTCGGATACTGCAGGAAGATCTTTGCCGGTGAACATTCCGGCGAGAGACTGGGGAAAGACGAAGAAAACGGCAGAAGAAAACTTCGACGATGACGATGAAGATGAAGGGATCATGGGTCTTGCTCCTCACGAGTACTTGGCGAGAACGAGAGTGGCGTCTTTGTCCGTTCACGAAGGAATCGGAAGGACTCTCAAAGGAAGAGACTTGAGTAGGGTTAGAGATGCCATTTGGAAACACACTGGTTTtgaagattaaattaaaatcatcttttaactataatttataaCCCTTccttaatcaattaattaattaattaatctagattaattattatttataatatttcgaTTGATTGATCGATCCTCTAGTTTCTGAATTTTGTAAAGGATTGATTGTTCATAAGTTTGTGTGTTGGTGGCATTCTGGTAATTTCGTCTCGTTATGTAATTCCTTGTATTATTGTTTTGTCTTTATCTTGTTTGGGATTTGGAGAAAGCTTAAAGTTTAATTGTTGAATGAACTCTTGTTGAATTATGGGTTACTTTTGTTCTAAAGTTAGGTGAGAAAATAACATACTAACTCATtacaactttctctctctctctctatatatatatatatatatatatatatatatatatatatatatatatatttttattttttttaatgtaggtctataaattaaattgttttaaataaaaatgacttaTGTGGGTTCAAAATTATTCTTAACTAACTTagtgtgtttttatatttatttattttagtaatttaaaaatatttactttttaaaaattgtcaatgaaaaaaaataaaaaataaaataggaatggtttaaacacaacaaaacaaattattacttcaaaaaaaaaattaaaaaacaataagatagaaaaaaaataccGTATAAAAAATTAACGTGCACGAAGGTCTTCAAGAAAGGAGATGAGCTCCCCAACCGACTCACGGATTTTACCGAACGAATTTCAGATAATGTCATAATAATGTCATGGATTATACGAGTTGGTTGAATACAATCACTGAAAATACGATGATTTCTTTTAAACTAAATAGTTCACCAAAagataatagaaataataatctaaaaatttaGACCCACCATATATGTTGCATTAATCTAGACTTTTCAACAACTATCGAGAGACTCAAGCATCACCAACTAAATTCTATTAATGCTTAAAAAAGACTATAAATATTCGTCACCCCACGACAATGCAGAAGAATGTGAGATGGTGATTCAACATAGATAAGGTACATTCGACAATGATTAatcataatataacatttttcataCTATGTCGTCCGTCAAAATCCTACCATGAATAACACTCtaaccaaaaaataatattttagaaggAATCTTGGATTTCAACATTTTCTCCCAACGGTAATCGTACGGAGACAACTCAACGTACAAACTATAACAATATTTCAcatgaaaaaaatcaatttcttgTCATCGCATAATATTACTATGGTCGTTTTAACCTCCTTATGCACCACCATGAGATGAGCTCTCCATGGTGTTCAACCTCATTTGTGCATCTTATACGATTAGCAAAAGCGCTAGTCCAAGGATCAAACATATCCTTAATAGTGGTATTCCTATAAATGACAATGGAGGCAAGCTTATGAAATGTCACATCAAAACACTTAACTCCACACCAGACATCATCCTAGAAGTTAATCGAGGCCCCGTCCCCCACAATGAATCTGGATTGCTCGTAGTAATTCTTCCACAAAGAATATATTCCACTCCAAATGTTACAGACCGCAtagtgatttgatttttttgtgaACCATCCAGACCAATCCCGACCATATTACTTCTTATCAACGATACCCAAAGACTATCTGGTTTATAtgcaaatctactacaccatttgAGAGAATGACTATATTAAGAGAAACAAGATCTTAGATACCCAAACTCCCCTAATCCTTGTACCGCTTGACATTATCTCAACTGACCAAATTACTGAATGAGGAATTATACGATCCTTTAAGGAATTTACACATAATTATCTTCATTTTCACTGTCACACTCTTGGAAAAAACAAATATAGACATTATATAGGTGGACATAGAGGCCAAAACACTCTTGATGATAATCAAACGACCCCCTTTCGAGataatttttcttttccaaattGATAATTTACTTTACATTTTAATGATGATCGAGTCTTGTGAGACTTTAAAACGAGTTTTAGTACCCAATGATATATTGTTAGGATTAATGTTAACTATAGAGACGGGAGTCTGAGAATATTTGACAACTTTTTACTTTCAATTCGATATTAATGCTGTGagagattaaaatatgtttttattctttacaaatcttcacaagctcttgaacggaaCAACTTGCTGGATTTGAAGCTACAGATGAATGAATGCAAAGAGtggaaatgaaataacacagcgagttaaattcatttaaatttatttttaattaaacaatatttaaaaataaactcactaaaagtataaaataattcaacataAAAAAGATAGAAAGAATTTAGagtcaaataattcataatctCTTAGTATAtctctttattatttaaattaatcaaaaatatatattttttatttactaatattaatatttttatcaaataagttaGTAAAACTTTATAAACATTAGAAAAAGATTGTGAAGTATAATATGATAAAGACTATTTCCGTGTAggacaaaaagaaagaaaaaaaaaattttaagagttGAAGAAACTAGGGGCCGCTGGTTGGTTGATTGATTgagttaaattaattacatttaaatttaaattgtattgCTCATATCTTTTTCATAATCTCACGTGATCCCAATAATCAAAGCTATAATATGTGGGGTCCATTGTACCTCATTTGGATGACGCGTTTTTGTTTTGGTCTcaacttttatctttttttttaatataatagattGTATTTATCCATTAggttaaaacattttttaatgaTATCATATTTATCCAAACgaaataacaaaaatgaataaaaaaaaaataacaatggTACATTGGTTTGGAAGTTTGATCTCCTCTGATATTTTGGATTAAAACTTTTTTTACTTGTCTAGATGACACGTGGCTATTTAGATAAATATGACACAAcaatataatactttttttctaatatatatatatatatatatatatatatatatatatatatatatatatatattaaatttaagtgGGTCTTTATCACTGGCTATGTTTTCTTTGTATTTTAGAATTATTGATAAGATTATAGTTTAAGTGATAATAGATAAGGATATCTAAAATTCGGTAATgactttatttttgtttggtatgATTTTTGTGGttcagataaaataaatattatttataatagaaCAATTCTTTCTTTACACTTAAtctttggtaaaaaaaaaatatttaagttttaaatttatgttttatatagaTATACCGGTGGCTCTAGTAAACTTAACAAGTTTACGAAATAGGACAACCCACGTTTTAAGGcagtatatttaataaaaaatatatatataattagttaaatttataaaaaaaaataaaacgatATAATAAAGTGGTTGAAGATGCAaactaaaattttttatttgatgatatgtccaaatcttaaatttaaatataaaatttacttaaaGTTAGGAATGATATCATG is part of the Impatiens glandulifera chromosome 1, dImpGla2.1, whole genome shotgun sequence genome and encodes:
- the LOC124915205 gene encoding uncharacterized protein LOC124915205, whose translation is MSYHYHSPDTQFDFDDSDNVWINPTHTYTTSSDQAKKSTPPTSSTRRPAIKKPFQKKTSTSDTAGRSLPVNIPARDWGKTKKTAEENFDDDDEDEGIMGLAPHEYLARTRVASLSVHEGIGRTLKGRDLSRVRDAIWKHTGFED